Within Pseudophryne corroboree isolate aPseCor3 chromosome 2 unlocalized genomic scaffold, aPseCor3.hap2 SUPER_2_unloc_4, whole genome shotgun sequence, the genomic segment gcagccagtatttaccctgcacagaaacaatgtaacccacccaaatctaattctctctgcacatgttacatatgccccacctgcactgcacatggttttgcccaactgctaacttttttggtttgctaacaactctgaagacCCCCCATTGGCCATGGCACCGCATCATAATAATAAGCCATCTCCTGGCGTGTTTTCCAGCTGCGCTGCCAGGCTGTGGATATGAGCATGATGCCGGATGCATTTGATGATCAGTATTTGGGCTGCGCCCGGGAAATGGAGCGGGTAATGCCAGGCATACTGGAGCGGGAGAAGAAGTATAAGCCGTTTGCCACAATGTGGATCTCAGCAGAACAGGACTGGAAGAAAATAAAGCCATATAACATCGTACCTGCTGAATTTAAGGATGAATATGGCACAGCCATCATCCTGTACACCAAGGAGAGCCCCTTCCCTATTTACCAGATGCTGAACAGAAACGTGTCCATCGCTGGGCGATCCCGGGATCATTACATGGACAGATTTCATTTCAAAGCTCTTCACTTCTACCTGACAAGGACTCTGCAGGTGCTCAGCAGCGGCTGCGCCGGGCGGTCCCAGGTGTACCGGGGGACGTGGCTGACGTACAGTACTGTATCACCCAACCTCCGCTTTGGACACTTTGCCTCATCATCTTTCAGCCCACAGGTTGCCCAGAGATTTGGAACTAAGACTCTGTTTACTATATTTACCTGCTTCGGGGTGAGCATCGAGGTGTTCTCAGACTTCAAAGAACAAGAAGTGCTCATTCCAGTAACAGAAAAGTTTGACATTATGAAAAAATCTGAAAACTCGTATGTGCTCAGAAGCaccggccaccattgcagctactaCAACTGTGCATACCTAGGAGGtgagtgtgatgtcactgagtgtacctaggaggtgagtgtgatgtcactgagtgtatctaggaggtgagtgtgatgtcactgagtgtatctaggagcagtggcgtaagttcgtcccagttgcccggaggcaatataaatgttggtgcccccctatttcctatattaagataaatatgtgtgtgtgtgtgtgtgtgtgtgtgtgtgtgtgtagtgttctgaaaaaaatgtatatactgtatttatacattcaattgtcttttattttaaatcacacatttcttagcagtcataccgaggattagaacccatgacctgttacactaacagcagacactttactgatggagctatttgctcctgtagaggaagcatgagaattctaactatatgaagttacgtgtaattgtcagagaagtatcttcatatagttaaaattctcatatttcctatacaggagcaaaccaattcatcagtaaggtgcctgcttccagtgtaataggttgtggtttctaatcctggctatgacacttgtaaaatgtgtatattcagtataataaagagggtgtgatttgtaaggtgcagggaccagtgaggaagtcagccactgaaaagacagcaacagctatcaattaacttaattcaataaagtcacagaatgggaggagaggtgccccccttcagagcaggagcccggcggcagatgactccgttgcctcccagagttctgcctctgtctaggaggtgagtgtgatatcactgagtgtacctaggaggtaagtgtgatgtcactg encodes:
- the LOC134983062 gene encoding ecto-ADP-ribosyltransferase 5-like isoform X1, whose amino-acid sequence is MMLKSLELFSALYILLSVQLRCQAVDMSMMPDAFDDQYLGCAREMERVMPGILEREKKYKPFATMWISAEQDWKKIKPYNIVPAEFKDEYGTAIILYTKESPFPIYQMLNRNVSIAGRSRDHYMDRFHFKALHFYLTRTLQVLSSGCAGRSQVYRGTWLTYSTVSPNLRFGHFASSSFSPQVAQRFGTKTLFTIFTCFGVSIEVFSDFKEQEVLIPVTEKFDIMKKSENSYVLRSTGHHCSYYNCAYLGGEKRKHPICSSALGMNYDHSAPLILSCLTAILNVICRKQL
- the LOC134983062 gene encoding ecto-ADP-ribosyltransferase 5-like isoform X2, with translation MMLKSLELFSALYILLSVQLRCQAVDMSMMPDAFDDQYLGCAREMERVMPGILEREKKYKPFATMWISAEQDWKKIKPYNIVPAEFKDEYGTAIILYTKESPFPIYQMLNRNVSIAGRSRDHYMDRFHFKALHFYLTRTLQVLSSGCAGRSQVYRGTWLTYSTVSPNLRFGHFASSSFSPQVAQRFGTKTLFTIFTCFGVSIEVFSDFKEQEVLIPVTEKFDIMKKSENSYVLRSTGHHCSYYNCAYLGGEKKKTPYLQLCSGNEL